AATTACGTACATTACGAGGAGAATGGGGAAGTAATGCGTTACATGAACTTTTGGAACTTCGTAATGAAAATAATAAGGCTCATTAAGTGGTAGTTTTTGATGCTACTATAATGATTTTACTAACGGGTTCTGAGGTAACGCCGCCTATCGATCATACTACAGGCAATCCTGTTGAGCATGCGAGGCATAGAATTTTTTCACTTATCCAAGAACTAGAAAGAGAAAAAAGTAAAATCATTATTCCTGCGCCTGCTTTAAGTGAAGTATTAGTACGTGCAGGAGATGATATTCAATCTTGTTTAAATATATTTCAGAAGAGCCCTGTATTTCAAATAAAACCTTTTGATACTTTAGCTGCTGTTGAAGTTGCTGCCATTATACGAAAAGCTATTGATGGTGGAGATAAACGTGGGAATGTAAATTCTACATGGGCAAAAGTAAAATATGATCGTCAGATCGTATCTATA
This Alphaproteobacteria bacterium DNA region includes the following protein-coding sequences:
- a CDS encoding PIN domain-containing protein, with product MILLTGSEVTPPIDHTTGNPVEHARHRIFSLIQELEREKSKIIIPAPALSEVLVRAGDDIQSCLNIFQKSPVFQIKPFDTLAAVEVAAIIRKAIDGGDKRGNVNSTWAKVKYDRQIVSIAKIHGAKVIYSDDDDIHIHAKEVNIKTVRLVDIPVPSETSQYPLFFNEIDSMSEIIKDNKEA